Proteins co-encoded in one Capsicum annuum cultivar UCD-10X-F1 chromosome 9, UCD10Xv1.1, whole genome shotgun sequence genomic window:
- the LOC107841045 gene encoding myb family transcription factor EFM produces the protein MNMTSSNSELSLECKPHQSYSMLLKSFGEKIDQTQNLEEFLARLEEERVKIDAFKRELPLCMQLLTNAMEASRQQLQSHRENNHIGHRPILEEFIPLKNNNNASVELGAEKIVANNTSTIVDNKANWMTSAQLWSPPSDHQETKQVQTSNNTSNKENDHHIGFSISPKLALDNNSSCPSPTTLALASSNKQNESTIVENHNKNLEGVNIQQDSQSIGGGTNSTSTSTQQQQPHRKARRCWSPDLHRRFVNALQMLGGSQVATPKQIRELMKVDGLTNDEVKSHLQKYRLHTRRPSPSPQATTAPPHLVVLGGIWVPPEYAAAAATHGGATPAATFYGPHSTSHAPSPHYIAAPQAVTQEFYGTPQPLQSLHHLQHHQQMYHHGSHMYKPPSKSHSHSSPESDARGTGQHGDRSSESIEDGKSESCSSENGGERKVVVHKF, from the exons ATGAATATGACATCATCAAATTCAGAACTAAGCCTTGAATGCAAACCACATCAAAGCTACTCTATGCTTTTGAAATCATTTGGGGAGAAAATTGATCAAACACAAAATCTTGAAGAATTCTTAGCTAGACTTGAAGAAGAAAGGGTTAAGATTGATGCTTTCAAACGTGAACTTCCCCTTTGCATGCAACTTTTAACCAATG ctatggaggcTTCAAGGCAACAACTTCAATCCCATAGGGAAAATAATCATATTGGACACAGACCAATTCTTGAGGAATTCATTCCACTTAAGAATAACAATAATGCAAGTGTTGAATTAGGAGCAGAAAAAATAGTTGCAAATAACACATCTACTATTGTTGATAACAAGGCAAATTGGATGACTTCTGCTCAATTATGGAGTCCACCAAGTGATCATCAAGAAACAAAGCAAGTACAAACATCTAACAATACTTCTAACAAAGAAAATGATCATCATATAGGCTTTTCTATTAGCCCAAAATTAGCCTTGGACAACAATTCTTCATGTCCAAGTCCAACAACACTAGCACTTGCTTCATCTAACAAACAAAATGAGTCAACAATAgtggaaaatcataacaagaatttGGAAGGAGTGAATATTCAACAAGATTCTCAAAGCATTGGAGGTGGTACCAACAGCACAAGTACAAGTACTCAACAACAACAGCCACATAGAAAGGCAAGAAGATGTTGGTCACCTGATTTGCATAGGCGTTTTGTTAATGCTCTTCAAATGCTAGGTGGTTCTCAAG TGGCCACACCAAAGCAAATTAGAgaattaatgaaggttgatggATTGACCAATGATGAAGTTAAAAGCCATTTGCAG AAGTACAGACTTCACACACGAAGACCAAGTCCAAGTCCACAagcaacaacagcaccaccacaCCTAGTGGTTTTAGGTGGCATATGGGTCCCACCAGAGTACGCGGCCGCCGCAGCCACACATGGTGGTGCAACACCTGCAGCGACATTTTATGGACCACATTCAACTAGCCATGCACCATCACCACATTACATTGCGGCCCCACAAGCGGTCACACAAGAGTTCTACGGTACACCACAACCGTTACAATCGCTCCACCACctccaacaccaccaacaaatGTACCATCATGGTAGTCACATGTACAAGCCACCTTCAAAATCACATTCTCATAGCTCACCTGAATCCGATGCTCGAGGGACCGGTCAACACGGTGATCGATCATCAGAGAGTATCGAAGATGGAAAATCGGAGAGTTGTAGTAGTGAAAATGGTGGAGAAAGGAAGGTTGTGGTACACAAATTCTAG